CACCAGTCACTGTGGAAAAAAATGGCTGTCCGGCCAGGATTCCCAACATCAGTCTGATGGTTGTACCGGAATTGCCGACATCCAGGACATCTTGAGGTTCCCTGAGACCATACAGCCCATTTCCTTTAACAATGATAGTATTATTATCAGGCCTGCTAAATTCAGCGCCCATTTTTTTGAAGCAGTCAATGGAACTGAGGCAGTCCGCTCCCATGAGAAAATTCGTTACCGTAGTTGGTCCCTGTGCCAATGCTCCCAGCATAACAGCCCTATGGGATATCGACTTGTCACCGGGAACCGATATTTCACTATTTATTTTACCTGCTTTTCTAACCTGGAGTTTCAAAAACATACACCTCTGATGTAATCTATTCGTGTTCACTACTATTCTTATCTCTTTTTGGCAGCAATGCCCTGGGAGCGGAGGAGAATAACAGCCGCGTCCTGGTCAGCCTGGCTTCCAAAAGCAAGTCTGACGGTGCCTCCCTCGCCTTCCCTGACCCTTAGTATTTCAATATCATTAATGTTAATACCTGCATTACCCAGACAGGCAGTCAGTCCGGCAATTGCCCCCGGCCTGTCGGGCACGGTCACTGTAATTTCATACATCAGTGGCAGGTAACCCCTAATTCCTGAAGGAATATTCCTCCTGGTTTCTCCTGCCCTCCCAAAGCTCTCTGCCAGAGCGCTGTGATCACATGCTGCCACCATCACTCTGGTCTCTTTAAGTACCCTGCCAAACCGGTCAAGAACCTTTAGAATATTATCCCTGTTTGTAATACAGATATCCCGCCACATTAACGGGTGTCCTGAAGCGACCCTGGTGGTATCCCTGAAGCCTCCCGCCGCCAGCATCAACAGCCCCCTGTGTTCAAAATCCAGGTCTCCTGCAGTATTTACCAGCGCTGTGGCCACAATGTGAGGCAGATGGCTTACCGTGGCCACCATCAGGTCATGTTCGTCAGGGTCTATTTCAATCACCCTGGCGCCAATGGCGGCGGCCAGACGGCTTACCTTGGCGACTGCATCACGATCTGTGCTTTTGGTGGGTGTTAAAACATATACCGCATTCTCAAACAGATACCTGTCAGCGCCCTTAACACCACTAATCTCCGAACCGGTCATCGGATGTCCGCCGATAAAACAGGTTCCGGGAGGCATTAGTCTTTCTGCCTCCCTGACAATATCTGACTTGGTGCTGCCTACATCTGTAATGATACATCCCTGCTTAATCATTGGGGCAGCTTTCCTGATAATTTCAGTGGTAACCCCTACAGGAGTGGCCACAACTACCAAATCGGCATCACAAACTGCAGTTTCCAGACAGGAGACCCCTTCATGGATTGCTTCAGCCTCAACTGCAAGCTCCAGGTTTTGATTTTCATCAACACCGGTAACCCTGGCAGCCAGTCCCCGGCTCAAAACCGCCATCCCCAGTGAACCGCCGATGAGTCCCACACCTATAATGGTTATCTTATCAAATATTGGCTGCATGTTAAATCTCCCCATTACTTTTCTGTCAGTCACTTATTGTTAGATTGTTCTATCCATAATC
This DNA window, taken from Phosphitispora fastidiosa, encodes the following:
- a CDS encoding prephenate dehydrogenase, which codes for MQPIFDKITIIGVGLIGGSLGMAVLSRGLAARVTGVDENQNLELAVEAEAIHEGVSCLETAVCDADLVVVATPVGVTTEIIRKAAPMIKQGCIITDVGSTKSDIVREAERLMPPGTCFIGGHPMTGSEISGVKGADRYLFENAVYVLTPTKSTDRDAVAKVSRLAAAIGARVIEIDPDEHDLMVATVSHLPHIVATALVNTAGDLDFEHRGLLMLAAGGFRDTTRVASGHPLMWRDICITNRDNILKVLDRFGRVLKETRVMVAACDHSALAESFGRAGETRRNIPSGIRGYLPLMYEITVTVPDRPGAIAGLTACLGNAGININDIEILRVREGEGGTVRLAFGSQADQDAAVILLRSQGIAAKKR